In Calothrix sp. PCC 7507, one DNA window encodes the following:
- a CDS encoding DUF3082 domain-containing protein, with product MSDPNLTPQLDTQGQIQSTPLRCIAGAIVSGGMGYALYSIMIAIATNFATKPIHSDNQLVIRITSAVRTLVVGIVALGTGICGIIAIGLLALAVQLLVQKWTKPKEN from the coding sequence ATGAGTGACCCCAATTTAACCCCCCAACTAGATACCCAAGGACAAATACAATCAACTCCTTTACGCTGTATAGCTGGGGCGATTGTGTCTGGAGGAATGGGATATGCACTTTATTCAATAATGATTGCGATCGCTACAAATTTTGCCACAAAACCCATCCATTCAGATAACCAGCTAGTGATCAGGATTACCTCCGCTGTTCGCACCCTAGTTGTCGGGATAGTGGCGCTAGGAACCGGGATATGTGGAATCATCGCTATTGGCTTGCTGGCGTTAGCAGTGCAATTGTTAGTACAAAAATGGACAAAGCCCAAAGAAAATTAG
- the ispE gene encoding 4-(cytidine 5'-diphospho)-2-C-methyl-D-erythritol kinase, which translates to MPSYTLIAPAKINLYLEIIGDRPDGFHELAMILQSIDLADQIDVRAASTDSIRVYCEHPQVPTDKSNLAYRAAELMVAKFPDAFSKYGGVEITIKKRIPVAAGLAGGSANAAAVLVGIDLLWKLGLTQSELEELGATLGSDVPFCVAGGTVIATGRGEQLSPLPNLDTIYIVLGKYRSLEVSTAWAYKTYRQQFGNTYIRDTKDLAARANAVHSGAIVKAILKKDAVDIAQKLHNDLERVVLPAYPQVLQLREVFAKQAGVLGTMMSGSGPTVFALVESHQQAEAVKLRVRDEIPDEDLELFVTRTITHGIQLTVNS; encoded by the coding sequence ATGCCTTCCTACACCCTCATCGCCCCTGCTAAAATCAACTTGTATCTGGAAATCATCGGCGACCGTCCAGATGGATTTCATGAGTTAGCAATGATACTGCAAAGTATTGACCTTGCCGACCAAATTGATGTACGTGCTGCAAGCACAGACAGCATCCGCGTCTATTGCGAACACCCACAAGTACCGACGGATAAAAGTAATTTAGCATACCGCGCTGCTGAACTCATGGTGGCAAAATTTCCAGATGCTTTCAGCAAATATGGTGGTGTAGAGATTACCATCAAAAAGCGTATTCCCGTAGCAGCTGGGTTGGCTGGAGGTTCCGCAAATGCCGCAGCGGTGTTGGTGGGGATAGATTTATTATGGAAATTGGGGCTAACTCAGTCAGAATTAGAAGAACTAGGAGCAACACTAGGTTCAGATGTACCCTTTTGTGTGGCGGGTGGAACTGTCATTGCTACAGGTAGAGGTGAGCAACTTTCTCCTTTACCAAATTTAGATACTATATATATAGTGTTAGGGAAATACCGCAGCTTGGAAGTTTCCACAGCTTGGGCATACAAGACCTATCGACAGCAATTTGGTAATACTTATATTAGAGATACCAAAGATTTAGCAGCCCGTGCTAACGCAGTTCATTCGGGAGCCATAGTCAAAGCTATCTTAAAGAAAGACGCAGTAGACATCGCCCAAAAACTGCATAATGATTTAGAGCGAGTGGTATTACCAGCGTATCCCCAAGTGCTGCAACTGCGAGAAGTGTTTGCCAAGCAAGCAGGTGTTTTAGGAACAATGATGTCTGGTTCTGGCCCCACGGTATTTGCGCTTGTAGAATCTCACCAGCAAGCCGAAGCAGTTAAGTTGCGTGTCAGAGACGAAATTCCTGACGAAGATTTAGAATTGTTTGTGACTAGGACAATTACACATGGGATTCAGTTAACAGTTAACAGTTAA
- the rsmA gene encoding 16S rRNA (adenine(1518)-N(6)/adenine(1519)-N(6))-dimethyltransferase RsmA, giving the protein MVQPRRHFAQHWLKSEKVLDAIVKAAGCTSDDRILEIGPGTGILTRRLLPLVQSLVAVEIDRDLCQLLAKQLGKKENFLLLQGDFLTLDSPSQLTAFPKFQKQNKVVANIPYNITGPIIEKLLGTISNPNLEPFDSIVLLVQKEVAERLYAKPESRAFGALSVRVQYLADCELICPVPAAAFYPAPKVDSAVVRLRPRQIETPALDPRKLESLIKLGFAAKRKMLRNNLQSTVERDRLTHLLQQLNINPQVRAEDLSVQQWVTLSNQLTVNS; this is encoded by the coding sequence ATGGTTCAACCGCGCAGGCACTTTGCCCAGCATTGGCTCAAAAGTGAAAAGGTACTCGACGCGATAGTCAAGGCGGCGGGGTGTACATCAGATGACCGCATCTTGGAAATCGGACCAGGAACCGGCATTCTTACACGTCGTTTATTACCCTTAGTACAATCTTTAGTCGCAGTGGAAATAGACCGCGATTTATGTCAATTACTCGCCAAGCAACTCGGTAAAAAAGAAAATTTTTTGCTGTTACAAGGCGACTTTCTCACATTAGATTCACCATCACAGTTAACAGCATTTCCCAAATTCCAAAAGCAAAATAAAGTTGTCGCTAATATTCCCTACAATATCACCGGACCAATCATCGAAAAACTCTTGGGTACAATCAGTAATCCCAATCTAGAACCATTTGATTCCATAGTATTATTAGTACAAAAAGAAGTAGCAGAAAGGTTGTATGCTAAACCAGAATCAAGAGCTTTTGGAGCTTTGAGTGTCAGGGTGCAATATTTAGCTGATTGCGAGTTAATTTGTCCAGTTCCAGCCGCAGCATTTTACCCAGCACCAAAAGTCGATTCCGCAGTCGTGCGATTACGTCCGCGACAAATAGAAACCCCCGCACTTGACCCCCGAAAATTAGAAAGTTTAATCAAATTAGGGTTTGCAGCCAAGCGGAAAATGTTACGAAATAATCTACAATCAACAGTTGAACGCGATCGCCTGACACACTTACTCCAACAATTAAACATCAACCCCCAAGTCCGCGCCGAAGACCTCAGCGTCCAGCAATGGGTTACTCTCAGTAATCAGTTAACAGTGAACAGTTAA
- a CDS encoding RNA-directed DNA polymerase: MAKNWAMPSATRSGNAIGINQYDLLQPLKYAKRDALLLIDTIIDNSNAQENIVDFFPGDDLLTPIQRRRGLPIGNLTSQFFANIYLNSFDHFVKEKLKAQKYIRYVDDFALFADDHNFLANARLAIEAYLATLRLKIHPVKSQLFETKHGANFLGFRILPNRIRVRTENLRRARRRLKQMQIDYAHGKISQQQVSQRLQSWVAHLNHGNTQRLRRKIFATLVFARE, from the coding sequence ATGGCGAAAAATTGGGCGATGCCTTCGGCAACCCGAAGCGGGAACGCGATCGGCATAAACCAGTATGATTTACTGCAACCGCTAAAATATGCCAAGCGGGATGCACTGTTGCTCATCGACACCATTATCGACAACAGCAACGCCCAAGAAAATATTGTCGATTTTTTCCCAGGTGATGATTTACTTACACCAATTCAACGCAGACGAGGTTTACCAATTGGCAATTTAACAAGTCAATTCTTTGCCAATATTTACCTCAATAGTTTTGACCACTTTGTTAAAGAAAAATTAAAAGCCCAAAAATACATCCGCTATGTTGATGATTTTGCCCTATTTGCCGATGACCACAATTTTCTAGCAAATGCTCGTCTAGCAATAGAAGCATATTTAGCAACTTTAAGATTAAAAATTCATCCTGTTAAAAGTCAGTTATTTGAAACTAAACACGGAGCTAACTTTTTAGGTTTTCGCATCTTACCAAATCGAATTCGCGTGCGGACAGAAAACCTCCGGCGAGCGCGACGCAGATTAAAACAAATGCAAATTGATTATGCTCATGGTAAAATTAGCCAACAACAAGTATCGCAAAGATTACAAAGTTGGGTAGCACATTTAAATCATGGCAATACCCAACGGTTGCGAAGAAAGATATTCGCTACTCTCGTATTTGCGAGAGAGTGA
- a CDS encoding IS4 family transposase, with protein sequence MLPQSYQTIFRKHLSEQQYLTLELLLLLIQAHRQVKLSTLASLFPQAITYESRKRNLQRFLVVGNLCVKLLWFPLIKYWIRQQRTGHKLNREQRRYFDKKKHQKYGYWMVALDRTQWKGRNVFMVTLVWGTHALPLYWETLNHVGNSNLQTQKRLINTAMKLLKKCRVVVLADREFHSPKLAKWLDDQGIYFALRQKKDLHFQSQPGLEYQVLKDQGFQPGMSKFYVGVKCGKADELGLFNIAVYWKRKYRNNGSKQPWYILTNLPTLQQTLCLYRCRWGIEQFFKDCKTGGYNLEDTKVNETRFLALVLLIVIAYSLATMHGQQMQNLGIETYAGRIKEHNDQTSRHSDFSFALYGQLWIYGMELWADLALLLMALKPHKRLFFQRGFQALSLMKQAV encoded by the coding sequence ATGTTACCACAATCATATCAAACTATCTTCCGCAAGCACTTGAGTGAACAGCAGTATCTGACACTGGAGTTATTGTTGTTACTGATACAAGCTCATCGACAAGTAAAGCTGTCAACATTGGCCAGCTTATTTCCGCAAGCAATTACATATGAAAGTCGAAAACGCAATCTACAAAGATTTTTAGTGGTAGGTAATCTCTGCGTGAAATTATTGTGGTTTCCCCTGATCAAATATTGGATCAGACAACAGAGAACAGGACATAAATTAAATCGAGAACAGCGACGTTATTTCGATAAGAAAAAGCATCAAAAATATGGTTATTGGATGGTGGCACTGGATAGAACTCAGTGGAAAGGGCGGAATGTATTTATGGTGACATTGGTATGGGGTACTCATGCCTTACCACTATATTGGGAAACATTAAATCATGTGGGAAACAGTAATTTACAAACGCAAAAACGATTGATAAATACGGCGATGAAGCTGTTGAAAAAATGTCGAGTTGTGGTGTTGGCAGACAGAGAATTTCATAGTCCTAAACTCGCTAAATGGCTTGATGATCAAGGAATCTACTTTGCTTTACGTCAGAAGAAAGACCTTCACTTCCAGTCACAACCAGGACTTGAATATCAGGTACTTAAAGACCAAGGTTTTCAGCCAGGAATGTCAAAGTTTTATGTGGGCGTTAAATGTGGTAAAGCGGATGAATTGGGTTTATTTAACATCGCTGTTTATTGGAAAAGGAAATATCGCAATAATGGCTCAAAACAGCCTTGGTACATCTTGACGAATTTACCAACTCTTCAACAAACTTTATGCCTCTATCGCTGCCGATGGGGGATTGAGCAATTCTTCAAAGATTGTAAGACGGGTGGTTATAACCTAGAAGATACCAAAGTGAATGAAACTCGTTTTTTAGCTTTAGTATTATTGATTGTAATTGCTTATAGTTTAGCTACAATGCATGGTCAACAGATGCAAAATCTAGGCATAGAAACTTATGCCGGACGTATTAAAGAACACAATGACCAGACCTCTCGCCACAGCGATTTTAGCTTTGCTCTTTACGGACAACTATGGATATATGGTATGGAATTATGGGCTGATTTAGCTCTCTTGTTAATGGCTCTCAAGCCTCACAAACGCCTATTTTTTCAACGTGGCTTTCAGGCTCTATCCCTTATGAAACAAGCGGTTTAG
- a CDS encoding DUF6883 domain-containing protein produces the protein MAGYCLNPEHPEGKHKARVFKSALNLDLNDAEELQTILLQAVANYDQSLVKVIHTVKNISPIFSLLVPTNKP, from the coding sequence ATCGCCGGGTATTGTCTCAATCCAGAGCATCCAGAGGGAAAACACAAAGCTCGTGTATTCAAATCCGCCCTTAATTTAGATTTAAATGATGCAGAAGAACTACAAACTATACTTTTACAAGCAGTAGCTAATTATGATCAATCCCTGGTAAAAGTAATCCATACAGTCAAAAATATATCACCGATTTTCTCATTACTCGTGCCAACAAACAAGCCATGA
- a CDS encoding DUF6883 domain-containing protein: MTRANKQAMIQSIWIVRNDENFPRLVTCYVI, translated from the coding sequence ATTACTCGTGCCAACAAACAAGCCATGATTCAGAGTATTTGGATAGTACGAAATGATGAAAATTTCCCCCGCCTAGTCACCTGTTATGTAATCTAA
- a CDS encoding DUF4926 domain-containing protein, with protein sequence MKLLDVVALTEDLPKLGLYRGQVGTIVDEYEHEVFEVEFSDLTGKAYAVETLNTSQLMVLYHQPIGGKTLLV encoded by the coding sequence ATGAAATTATTAGATGTTGTTGCTCTAACCGAAGACTTACCAAAATTGGGATTGTACCGTGGTCAAGTAGGAACAATTGTAGATGAATATGAACATGAAGTCTTTGAAGTAGAATTCAGCGACTTAACAGGAAAAGCTTATGCAGTAGAAACTTTAAATACCAGTCAACTAATGGTTTTATATCACCAGCCAATTGGTGGAAAAACATTATTGGTTTAA
- a CDS encoding Uma2 family endonuclease, with translation MLLQLNQLIVPVGHQLLIKDISWSAYKNILAELGENRNARVSYSQGVLEIMAPLPEHEVSKVIIGDFVKALLEELNMEFWSLGSTTFDQEKMAAGVEPDDCFYIQNEAAVRGKDRIDLTVDPPPDLAIEIDITSRTRFNNYEVLGVPELWRWNGTKLEINVLVEGKYVKSTSRIFPGLPIAEIIPEYLTRSKIDGRNAAMKAFRAWVQANRLS, from the coding sequence ATGTTACTTCAACTCAACCAGCTAATCGTACCTGTCGGTCATCAGTTATTGATTAAAGATATCTCTTGGTCAGCATATAAAAATATTTTGGCAGAATTGGGAGAAAATCGTAATGCGAGAGTATCTTACAGCCAAGGGGTGTTAGAAATCATGGCTCCATTACCAGAACATGAGGTATCTAAAGTTATTATTGGGGATTTTGTCAAAGCTTTATTAGAAGAACTCAATATGGAATTTTGGAGTCTGGGTTCTACAACTTTTGACCAAGAAAAAATGGCTGCTGGGGTAGAACCTGATGATTGTTTTTATATTCAAAATGAAGCCGCTGTTCGAGGTAAGGATAGAATTGACTTAACTGTTGATCCACCACCAGATTTAGCCATTGAAATTGATATTACCTCCCGCACCCGTTTCAACAATTATGAAGTGTTGGGAGTCCCAGAATTGTGGCGTTGGAATGGAACTAAGTTAGAAATTAATGTTCTAGTTGAGGGTAAATATGTAAAATCTACCAGTCGTATTTTTCCTGGTTTACCAATTGCTGAAATTATTCCGGAATATTTAACCCGGAGTAAAATTGATGGGAGAAATGCGGCGATGAAAGCTTTCCGTGCTTGGGTACAAGCGAATCGGTTGAGTTGA
- a CDS encoding PAS domain S-box protein: MVGNLITLDINTYNSLQQELIELRQVVACWESAESATTWKNDQQQMRLFIEYTPAAIAIFDRQMRYLQVSRRWREDYGLDNQEFIGRSSYEVFPQTKHWQEIHQRCLAGNIEKCEEDIFPRVDGTVDWVKWEIHPWYEDSGEVGGIIIFAEVITARKQAEAALKCLNEELEAKVEERTAALRQSEARFQRLADNVPGMMYELSLKLDGTLHFSYVSSGSREVLGLAPEQIQKDALITFAYIYPEDIPGVQAAIAHSAQTLQDYEHDWRVVTPSGQHKWVKGFARPERQPDGEVIWHGYLFDISEQQAALSDRKLAEQRLQEQAQFLQSIWEGVDYGIYVLDVLDNGTEFRFLNFNPAIIKASPMPLEPLFGKILAEALPADMAHLYRQRYRECVNSGKTMLFEESFWANGQETWWEINITPLWNSTSQISQLIVTVIDITERKQAEEELKASQHFIQRVADSSPNILYIFDLEERRNVYVNQELAIILDYSPEEMQQMGANLIAHILHPDDVDKLKSHHQKILTANDGDIFKDEFRLRRGNGEWCWLYNWETPFMRNNDGTIRQILGVSTDITERKQAEIKLQQQAQNLENTLYALQRTQSQLIQSEKMSSIGNMVAGIAHEINNPVNFIHGNLIPASEYAQDLLRLIELYQQHYPNPPTEIQAEIADIDLNFLKEDLIKLLQSMRLGTQRIREIVLSLRNFSRLDESEVKDVDIHEGIDSTLMILQNRLKAKPDHPEISVIKEYEKLPPITCYPGQLNQVFMNILSNAIDALEESVVNGKTTDHPSICIRTEILDSSWVAIRIADNGRGIPQNILSKLFDPFFTTKDVGKGTGLGLSISYQIVVDKHRGKLSCHSTPGKGAEFVIEIPVSQ; encoded by the coding sequence ATGGTTGGTAATCTTATTACTCTAGATATAAATACTTATAATTCCTTACAACAGGAACTAATAGAATTACGTCAGGTTGTTGCTTGTTGGGAAAGTGCTGAATCTGCAACCACCTGGAAAAATGACCAACAGCAGATGCGGTTATTTATAGAATACACGCCAGCTGCGATCGCTATCTTTGACCGTCAAATGCGCTACCTACAAGTAAGTCGCCGCTGGCGAGAAGATTACGGCTTGGATAACCAGGAATTTATCGGTCGTTCTAGTTATGAGGTATTCCCACAGACTAAGCATTGGCAGGAAATTCACCAACGTTGTTTGGCAGGAAATATCGAAAAATGTGAAGAAGATATTTTTCCTCGCGTAGATGGGACAGTCGATTGGGTGAAGTGGGAGATACATCCTTGGTACGAAGACTCTGGCGAGGTTGGGGGTATCATCATTTTCGCTGAGGTAATTACTGCTCGTAAGCAAGCAGAGGCAGCCCTCAAATGCTTGAATGAAGAGTTAGAAGCCAAAGTTGAGGAACGCACAGCAGCATTGCGTCAAAGTGAAGCTCGGTTCCAGCGACTAGCAGATAATGTTCCAGGGATGATGTATGAACTTAGTCTCAAACTTGATGGTACATTGCACTTTTCCTATGTTTCTTCTGGTTCACGAGAGGTTCTAGGACTAGCGCCAGAACAGATACAAAAAGATGCGTTGATCACCTTTGCTTATATTTATCCAGAGGATATTCCAGGTGTACAGGCAGCAATTGCTCACTCTGCCCAAACTCTGCAAGATTATGAACATGACTGGCGGGTTGTCACTCCCTCTGGCCAGCATAAATGGGTGAAGGGATTTGCTAGGCCAGAACGTCAGCCAGATGGTGAGGTAATTTGGCATGGTTATTTATTTGATATTAGCGAACAGCAAGCTGCGTTGAGCGATCGCAAACTAGCAGAGCAACGACTGCAAGAACAGGCACAGTTTTTGCAAAGCATTTGGGAAGGCGTGGACTATGGCATTTATGTTCTAGATGTTTTAGACAATGGCACAGAGTTTCGTTTTCTTAACTTCAATCCCGCCATTATCAAAGCCAGTCCCATGCCTTTGGAACCTTTATTCGGAAAAATATTGGCAGAGGCACTACCTGCTGATATGGCACATCTTTATCGTCAACGCTACCGTGAATGCGTTAATTCTGGCAAGACGATGTTATTTGAGGAATCTTTCTGGGCTAATGGCCAGGAAACTTGGTGGGAGATAAATATCACACCTCTGTGGAATAGTACTTCACAAATTTCTCAACTTATTGTCACAGTCATAGACATCACAGAACGTAAGCAAGCAGAAGAAGAACTTAAAGCCAGCCAACACTTTATTCAACGTGTTGCCGATTCTTCTCCCAATATTCTTTACATCTTCGACCTCGAAGAACGTCGCAACGTTTATGTGAATCAAGAACTGGCAATTATTCTTGATTATTCCCCTGAAGAAATGCAACAGATGGGAGCAAATTTGATTGCTCATATTCTACATCCAGACGATGTAGATAAGTTGAAATCTCATCATCAAAAAATCCTTACTGCTAATGATGGCGACATCTTTAAAGATGAATTTCGGTTAAGACGTGGGAATGGTGAATGGTGCTGGTTATACAATTGGGAAACACCGTTCATGCGTAATAATGATGGTACAATACGGCAAATTTTAGGTGTATCAACAGATATTACTGAACGCAAACAAGCCGAGATAAAATTGCAACAACAAGCCCAAAATTTAGAAAATACTTTGTATGCACTGCAACGCACTCAGTCCCAACTGATTCAAAGTGAGAAAATGTCTTCAATAGGTAATATGGTTGCAGGTATTGCCCACGAAATTAACAATCCGGTCAATTTTATTCATGGTAATCTAATTCCAGCGAGTGAATATGCTCAAGACTTATTGCGACTGATAGAACTCTATCAACAGCATTACCCCAATCCCCCAACAGAAATTCAAGCAGAAATTGCAGATATTGACCTAAATTTTCTTAAAGAAGACCTGATCAAACTCCTTCAATCTATGCGCTTAGGTACTCAGCGGATTCGTGAAATTGTACTGTCGTTGCGGAATTTCTCTCGTCTTGATGAGTCTGAAGTGAAGGATGTTGATATCCATGAAGGTATTGATAGTACTCTGATGATTCTACAAAACCGCTTGAAAGCTAAACCAGATCATCCGGAAATTTCCGTGATTAAGGAGTATGAGAAACTTCCTCCTATCACGTGCTATCCTGGTCAACTAAATCAGGTGTTTATGAATATTCTTAGTAATGCTATTGATGCTTTAGAAGAGTCAGTTGTTAACGGAAAAACAACTGATCATCCCTCAATTTGTATTCGCACTGAAATTCTTGATAGTAGCTGGGTAGCAATTCGCATTGCCGATAATGGTCGAGGAATTCCCCAAAATATACTGTCAAAATTATTTGACCCTTTCTTTACTACTAAAGATGTGGGCAAAGGTACAGGATTGGGGCTATCTATTAGTTATCAGATTGTGGTAGACAAACATCGAGGAAAGTTATCTTGTCATTCAACACCTGGAAAAGGGGCAGAATTTGTCATTGAAATTCCTGTTAGTCAGTGA